From the Thermodesulfobacteriota bacterium genome, the window CAGGAGCCGGTGGCGCAGGGTCGACTCGAAGTAGACGCTGTCGCCCTCCCGCAGGACGATCCGCTCCTTTTCGAGGAGCAGCTCGGCCTCCCCCTCGAGGACCAGGAGGAACTCCTCACCCTCGTGGCTGTACAGGGTCTCCTCGTCCCGCATCCCGGCATCCACCGAGAGCAGGAACGGCTCCATGATCTTGTCGCGCTTCTTGTACGTCAGCGCGTCGTAGGTGTAGCCGTGCTGGCCCCCGGTGCTCGAGATCACGCGGGTCACCGCCGGCCGCTCCCCCCGCCGTACGACCTCGTAGGCCTCTTCGGGTCCGTCGTCGCGGAAGAAGTACCCTACCCGGACTCCCAGCACCTTGGCAATCTTCGCCAGGGTGGCGATGGGAGGAGAAACGTTGTTGTTCTCCACCTGGGAGATGAGGGCGGGAGAGAATCCCGTCTCGTCAGCGACTTCTTGGAGCGTCTTCTTTCGGAGCTGCCGCAGGCTCTTGATCTTGGCGCCGATGTGGAAGTCCTCGGCAAAGCCCTCGCGCGCCTCCCCCCCTCCGGACCCGGCTCCGGAAGCCCTGCGGGGAGGCCGGCGGGCCCCCTTGGGCGCGGCGATGGAGGACGGGGCTCGTTTCACGGGGCTTCCTGGCGACTTCCCCGCAGCGCGGCGGAGCGCCGCCTGCGGGGCGAAACGGGGGCTCGTGCAAGCGGCCGCATTCTATGCAAAGCCCCCCCGAGGGTCAAGGACTCTTTAGCATGAATAAAAGACCTTTAGCACAACTAAAGGCCAAGGGCAGGGCAAGAAGAAGCCCCTCTCCGAGAAGAGGGGCTTCTTCTTGCCCTGCCGTGCCCGACTCTCAGGCCTCCTGGCCCACCTCGTACCCCAGGCGGGCCGAGAGCTTGCGGCCGGCCTCCAGGACCAGGGGGGCGAGCTCGGTCTCGATCCGATCCCCGGTGAACCGGTACGCCGGCCCGGAGATGGAGAGTCCGGCAATCACTCTGCGGGTGTAGTCCCGCACGGGGACGCCCACGCAGCGGATGCCTTCGTCGTATTCCTCGTCGTCCAGCGCCCAGCCCCGGTGCCGAATCTCCTCCAACTGGGCGAGGACCGCCCCCCGGTCGGGCAGGGTGTGGGCCGTGTAGCGCTTCATGGGGTTCTCGTTGAGAATCCGCTCCACTTCGTCGGCCGACTCAAAGGCGACCTGTGCCTTGCCCACCGCGGAGCAGTAGACCGGCAGCCCCACGCCCACCCGGGAAATCACTCTCACCGGCCGGGTGGCCTCCACCACGTCCACGTAGACGACGCGGTCATCGCGAATCACTCCCAGGTAGGAGGTCTCGTTACACCGCTCGACGATCTCCTCCAGGATGGGGCGCGCCATCTTCAGGAGCCCCATGTGCTTGATGAACACCTGCCCGAGCTCGAGCACCCTGAGCCCCAGCCGGTAGTTGCCCGTGACCTTGTTCTGCTCCATGTACCCGCGGCTCTCCAGGGTCGCGAGGAGCCGGAACACGTTGTTCTTGTGCAGCCCCAGGCGCTTGGAGAGCTCGGTGACCCCCAGCTCCGTGTCCTCGCCCCGGAACTCCTCCAAGAGATCCAGCGCGTTGGTTACCGACTGGATGATGTAGCTCGACTTCTTTCTCTTTCCCACGACACACCTGCCTCGCTGCCGGCACCGCAGTGGGCGCCCGTGACTTGGACTTGGATGTGAAAGACCGTGCAATCTACCAGGGAGTCCGCCCCCGTGTCAACCAGACAAACGGTTTGCACCCTCAGCCAAACGCCAAACGCTCCGGGTAGGCCGCAAGCAGCCGAGAATCCGTGCCCGGCGAGGCACCGCGCCGCGCTTCCCGCTCTCCTGCCCATCTCCCGCATGTTTCCCGGTGAACGCCGCCCTTGACTGTAAAATGGTGTTCTATTTTTGTCAAGCGCAAAAAAAGAGGAGGGGAGGCTCACGCCTCCCCTCCTCTCGCCGTGCGATCAGTCTTGGAGCCAGGAGTGGGAGTAGAGCACGTCGCCGTTGAGCACCTTGAACGTCTTGTACAGCACCTTCTCGGTGTCGTTCTTCGGGGCGACGTCTTCCCCGTCCTGGAGTTTCTTCACATAGGCTACCTGGGCCGCCATCTTGCCCTGGCACAGATCCATCATGTCCTTGTCGTAGGCGTCGACGATGGCCGACTCCTGGCCCAGGTTGTAGAGCATCATCAGGTACACCCGGTTCAAGATCGGGCGAAGCTCGTGGGGTGCCCCGTTGGAGACGTTGGAGAGGCCGCAGGTGTTGGTCGCCCCGGGGACGATGTCCTTCACCATGGGCAGGAACTCCATGTAGGCCTTCACCTGGTTGATGTCGACCGAGACGGGCAGCACGATGGGGTCCACCCAGTAGCGGGCGTGCTCGATGCCCAGCTCGTCCCCCATGGCCATGATGGTGGAGAGCGCCACGGCCCGCTCGCTGGCGTCGCGCGGGATGCCTTCCTCGCTCATGGTGAGCGCCACGAAGTCGGCGTCGTACTTCTTCACCAGCGGCAGGCGCTCCTGCATGCTCTGGGGCTGCGCCGAGATGGAGTTCACGAGCGCCCGCTCGTTGCACACCTTCAGGCCCGCCTCGACCGCAAGGGTGTTGGTGGTATCCAGGGCGAGGCGCACGTCCTTCTTGACCTCCTGCACGGTCTTGACGAGCCACTCCATCACCTCGTCGCCCGCCTTGCGGGCAGGTCCGAGATTCAGGTCGAGCATGTCGGAGCCCTTGTCGAGCTCCTCCTGTGCCATCTGCTGGATCGGACCCTTGTTCTTCTCGCGGATCGCAGGGCCGATCGTCTTCGACATGATGTTGATGCTCTCGGCAATCGTGTAAATCTTCATTCCAATCCTCCTGATGCTGAACGGTCATCTGCGGAGGGCGGCCCCGCCTGAGGGAAGACCGCCAATGCCCGAGACACCGGGGACGGCCCCTTGGGGCCGTCCCCGCTCGTCCCGGCTCAACCCGCCTTGGCGGCGTAGTCCTTGAGGAACTTGGGCAGATCCGCGGCCTCGCGGGGCCCGATGATCACATTCCACCCCTCGCCGAGCTCCTCCTCGAACTCGCCGGAGAGCTGGGCCACGTACCCGGGGATGATGATCTTCTTGTGACCCACCTTGTCGGTGATGCCGGTCTTCTTGACGAAGGGCGCCATGGCGTCGGCCACGAACTTGCCGGCAGACCACGCGGTGAGCACGCTCATGCCCTCGGTGTCCATGATCAGCAGCCACGTGGGCACGCGGCTCGCCTCCACCTCGGCGCTCACCACGAAGTAGGTGAGGGCAAAGTTGGTGGTGATGATCACGGGGCTCGTGGGGCCGGGGTTGTTGAGCTCGTAGATCCCCTGGTCCATGGTCATGGGCCGCTGGGGATCGGTGTAGATGTTGAGCCGGTTGACCAGGAGCGGCAGGCTGACGGCCGGGTCGAGGCTGCCCAGCACCACGATACCGGCGTACTTGTCCATGAGCACCGTGGCGTAGGCCGCCTGGAGCTCCTTGTGGTCGGTCATGGCGCAGGGGAAGGCGATGGTGGGGAACCCCAGGGCCCGGAACTTCTTGTCCAGAGCCGCCCGCCGGATGGCGATGTTGGCGCTGAGCGTCTCGCGCAGCCCCTTCCACCCGGTATCGAGGATTACTTCCTTGAGCCCCGCGGCAACGAACTTCTCGCCCACGGCCGCCAGGTCGTCGAGGGTGTCCCCCTTGGCCACGACGGCGCAGCCGAAGTCCTTGGCCATCTGCACGAAGGCGTCGGCCGTGGCGGCGGTGGCGGCGTGGAGGGCAAACTTCTTGCCCTGGATGGCCGCGGCCGCGGCCTTGAGGGTGTCCACGCTCTCGGAGGACAGGATCAGCCCCTTCTCCGTGGCGGCGGCCACCTTCTTGACCAGTTCCACGAAGGAGGCCTGGTCCTTCTTCTCGTCCCAGAGGAAGGCGAAGCTCGGCTTGAGCGTCAGCCCGACCCGCTCGAAGGCGATTCCGTTGAGAAGCTTGACCTCGGCGTCCACGACCGCCGGGTCGGTCTTGTTGGTGAGCGCCACGGCAATACCCGTGGGGTTCACGAAGGTCTTCTCGTGCCGGTACTTCACGGTCTCGCCGCCCACCTTGTGGGCAGCGGCTCCCTGGCCCAGCTCCACCACGCGGATGGGAGGGGCGCTCGCCTCGGAGAGCTTCGCCTTGGCGTCCTCCGAGACATAGGGGCACTTGGAGAGTTCCGCCTTCCCCGCGGCGAGCTTCATCGCGAAGGCGAGGCAGGTGGGCTCGCCGCAGTCCTTGCAGTTGGTCTGCGGGAGCAATTTATAGATCTGGATGCCGGTCAGTCCCATGGGCCGATTCTCCTTTCGTCAGCAAACGTGCAGTTCGCGGAGTTCCCCGCAGCCCCCGGGGAGGGGCGAACCCCTCCCCGGGAAACGGCCTACATCATGGGGTCCATCTCGAGGGCCGGGTGCCCCACCTTGTTCATGTACTCCAGCACCTCTTCCTCGGTGGTGGCGTTCTCCTCGGTGGCGATCTTCTCGTAGAGATCGGGACACCCTTCCTCCGCGCCCCGCTTCTCGATCACCTCCTTCAACGACTCCTTGAGCGCCTTGGGCAACCACGCGATCCGCTTGATTCCGCCGTCGGCGCTGATGAACTTCTTGGAGCCGATGTAGAACTTCGACATCCCCACGAAACCCGGAGTCTGGGCGCCTCCGCCCACCGAGCCGGCCAGCGTCGAGAAGGGCATGCCGCAGGGGGTCGGCCCCGCGTAGTCCCGATCCACCACCATGACCGCGTTGGACATGGGCAGGAGCACCGTGATGGCCTCGAAGCAGCCGCAGGAGGTCATGGGGTCCACCATCAGCGAGTAGGCGCTGAAGGAGGAAATCGCGTCGTGGGAGTTCTTCAGCACGAACTCGTTCACGCCCTTCCACTGCCCGAGGTTGTCGTCGAGGGTGTCGCCCTTCTTGATGGGCTGGTTGGGACCCGTGGGGGTGATCTCGAAGGCGGCCTTGCCGTCGAGCCAGTTGTAGGCACCGCACAGGCCCGGCCGCTCGGGGCTGATCACGCACACGTGGTCCGGCGCAAACGACTGGCACAGCGTGCAGCTGTAGAACGTATCGACGCTCTCGTCCGTCATGGAACCGAGGCGCTCCTCCCGCTCCTTGTACACGGCCCGAGCCTGGCCCATGAGCTCCTTCACCTTGGCCGGGTCCGTGTAGATGGTCACCTGCACCTTGTCCAGGATCTTCCCGAACTCGTTGTGGAACTTGGCGTGCAGGATGGTGCCGAAGTGCTTCAGGCTGAAGCCGGCCGCGAAGGTCTTCTTCGAGATGCGCATCCACACGATGTCGCGCTGACCGATGTGGAGCACGCCCTCGGCGCCGTTCAGGAGGTGGTGGATCTGCCGCTCCAGGATCGGCTCGAAGTCGGGCTGCATGCTGCGGCCGGCCACGTCCACCCAGATGGCCAGGGGATGGGTCTTGCCCTCCTGCATGTCCTTGAGGTCCGGCCCGACCACGGCGAACTTGCCGTCCTCGACCTCGTCGAGCGGCTTCATCTGGCAGAACTCGAAGCCCTCGGACTTGGGACCGGCGAGCTCCACGTACATCTGGTCGCGGGCAATCCGCTCCCCTTCGAACGCCGGAGAGTGGGAGACCGGGATATCGATCTTCGAAATGTGGATCTTGAGCCCCCGGACCTCGATGGCCTTGGCCACGATCTGCTCGTGGGGGATGTTGGAGACCACGTGCTCGTAGGTGCACACGCCGGTCACGAGGATCTCCGGGATGTCGGAGTCGGCGATGGTCGGGAAGCCGTAGTTGATGGCCCCCGCGGCGGCCGCGTACCACTCGTCGGCGACCTCGCCCAGGGCGAGCACGAAGGCGAAGACCCGCAGCTTGTTGTAGCGCAGGATCCCCGCGTAGTCGCCCGGCTGGATGCCGCCAAACGCCATGGCGGCCCGGGTGGCGAAGCCCACGGCGTGGATGGCCGCCGAGGTGTCGCGCCCGAAGGGCACGAGCCGGGTGGGCCAGCCCACCTGCACGCCCTCCTCCACGAGCTGCTCGGCGAAGGTCTTGCCGCCGTGCTCACCGGCCATGAAGACGTAGATGCCCTTCTCTTGGAGCTCCTTGGCCATCTTGGCCGCCGTCTTGCTGTCGGGGGCCGCACCCACCACCGCGGCGAAGCCCGGCGCGGAGCCGTCCACGAACTCCACGCCCCGCTTGCGCATGATCACGTCGTCGGCGGCGCCGAGCCAGATATTGTCGGGGCTGGGGTCCTCGCCCAGGGTGTAGGGGGGGGTCTCCAGGTACTTCAGGGCCTCTTCCATGTCGTAGCAGAAGAGCGTCTGCATGCCGGCGTCCAGGCCGTGGCCTAGGTACGGCACCCATAGGTTCTCGGAGACCTGCGGGGGCAGGAGGCTCTTGCACTTGGCGAGCACGGGCAGCATGTCGCCGAGCTTCTCCACCTTGTGACCCAGGATGCCGTAGATCACGGGCAGGAAGTAGCCGGTGTTGGGGAGCTTCACCTCCTTGTCGGCCCCGTGCTTGGCGATGGCGTCGTTGACCTTCTTCTCCACCCGCGCGTAGATCTGGTGCGCGCCGCGGATGACTCCGGAAAGGATGATTTTGGACATTGTCTTGTCTCCCTCGCCTTAGACCTTGAGCTCGCGGCGGGCTTCCATGTCGAAGAGCTTGCGCTCCTTCTTCTCATGGATGCCGAGGGCCTCGCGCTTCGAGTTGATGTGGTCGATCATGAGCTTGGCCATCTTGTACGGGTCGGGCTCCACCGCCCACTTGCCCCCGAGGTCGTTCTCGAGGCCGCCGAAGAGGTACTCGGCAAACTTGGTGCCCTCCACGTGCGGCAGGGTCACCCCGAACACGGTGAAGACGCCGCTCGACACGAAGTAGTGGCCGATCGCCACGGCCTTCTCGCTCATCCACTCGGGCGCCGCACCGGCCACCGGCAGGTCGCTGATGTCGTCGCCGAGACCGCCGGTCTTGACCATCTCCGAGACCGCGACCAGGATGCGGCTGTTGTCCACGCAGGCGCCGGAGTGCAGCACCGGCGGCATGCCCACCGCCTCGCACACCTCCCGGAGGCCGGGCCCGCAGTACTTTGCCGCCGCCTCGGGCTGCATGAAGCCCTGCTTGGCCATGGCGATGGCCGAGCACCCGGTCTGGACGACGAGGACGTCGTTCTTCAGAAGCTCCTTGACGAGCTCGATGTGCACCCAGTCGTGCTTGACGCGGGGGTTGTTGCACCCCACCACACCGGCAACGCCGCGGATGCGCCCGTTGATGATGTTTTCGTTGAGCGGCGTGTAGCTCGAGCGGAAGCTCCCGCCCAGCATATAGTTGATGGTCTCGTGGGAGAAGCCGCCGACCATCGCCGTCTTTCGGTCCGGAATCACGACCCTCTTGCGGTTCTTGAAGTTGTTGATGCCCTCCATCATGAGCTTCACGCCGGCTTCCCGCGCGCCGTGGTCGCCGTGGAACTCGATGTGCTGGGCGCCTTCGATCTTGCACCGATAGTTCGTGGTGATGAACTTCGTGTGGTAGCACTTCGAGAGCTCCTGGAGCCCCTGCTGGATGCACTGTACGTCCACCATCATGGCGTCCACTGCCCCGGTGATGATGGCGGAGTCGCACTGCATGAAGTTGCCGGCATGGGGCACGCCCCGGCGCACGAGCTGCTCGTTGCCCGAGCAGCACATCCCCACCAGATTGATCCCCTCGGCACCCACGGCCTTGGCCTTGGCCACCATCTCCGGGTCCTCGGAGAGGCGCACCATCATGTCCAGGAGCTGAGGCTCGTGGCCGTGGACGATGACGTTCACTTCCTTTTCCTTGAGCACCCCAATGTCGATCTCGGCCCGCACCGGGCGCGGCGTGCCGAACATGATGTCGGAGAGCTCGGTGGAGATCATGGCCCCGCCCCAGCCGTCGGCCAGCGCGCAGCGGGCGGCGCCGAGCACCAGGTTGCGGTAGTCTTGATCCACGCCCATGTGGGTACGGTGCATCATCTCCACCACCTCGCGGTCCACGCCGCGGGAGAGGATGCCGAGCTCCTTCCACTTCTCGAAGCGCTTCTTGGGGGCGCGCTCGAAGAGCTTGAGGTACCCGTTCTGCTGGGTGAACTGGCCCAGGCACGCCTCGGCGAGCTCGAGGGCCACGTCCTTCTGCTCCCGGCCCTCGGTGGCCACGCCCATGTGCTTGGCGAACTCGACGAGCTTTCCGGGCTCCTTGATCTCGAAGTCGGGGTTCTCCCCCTTGGCCACGGTGAGAAAGAGCTCGCTCATCTCACGCCCGTGGTCGGAGTGGGCCGCGGTGCCGGCGGCCACCATGCGGGCAAACCCGCGGGCCTGGAAGGTATCGATGTTGGCGCCGCACACGCCCACCTTCTCATAGGGCGCCTTGGAGCTCAGGCGGCAGGGCCCCATGGCGCAGTGCTTGCAGCACGCGTTCTGGGCCCCGATGGGGCAGGCGCTCAGCTCGTCGGCCCGGTCGAAGGCGGTCTTCACCCCTTCTTCCCGCGCCTTCCGAAGCATCTGCGTCGTAGACTCGCAGACGGTGATGTCCTGGATCTCGCGAAGCTTTGCCATGATCTCGTTCCTCCGTTCAGTGGTCGCGACAGCCTCAGGCCATCACGTCTTCGATGACTTTCTTGACGACCCGCACCGACTCCGGGTGGCGCAGGATCAGGATGTCGGCCCCCGCGGTGAGCAGATCGGTGGCGGTCACCGTCTCCCACAGGATGCCGCGGGTCTTCACGTTGCCGAAGCTCGGCTC encodes:
- a CDS encoding dihydropteroate synthase — protein: MKIYTIAESINIMSKTIGPAIREKNKGPIQQMAQEELDKGSDMLDLNLGPARKAGDEVMEWLVKTVQEVKKDVRLALDTTNTLAVEAGLKVCNERALVNSISAQPQSMQERLPLVKKYDADFVALTMSEEGIPRDASERAVALSTIMAMGDELGIEHARYWVDPIVLPVSVDINQVKAYMEFLPMVKDIVPGATNTCGLSNVSNGAPHELRPILNRVYLMMLYNLGQESAIVDAYDKDMMDLCQGKMAAQVAYVKKLQDGEDVAPKNDTEKVLYKTFKVLNGDVLYSHSWLQD
- the acsC gene encoding acetyl-CoA decarbonylase/synthase complex subunit gamma gives rise to the protein MGLTGIQIYKLLPQTNCKDCGEPTCLAFAMKLAAGKAELSKCPYVSEDAKAKLSEASAPPIRVVELGQGAAAHKVGGETVKYRHEKTFVNPTGIAVALTNKTDPAVVDAEVKLLNGIAFERVGLTLKPSFAFLWDEKKDQASFVELVKKVAAATEKGLILSSESVDTLKAAAAAIQGKKFALHAATAATADAFVQMAKDFGCAVVAKGDTLDDLAAVGEKFVAAGLKEVILDTGWKGLRETLSANIAIRRAALDKKFRALGFPTIAFPCAMTDHKELQAAYATVLMDKYAGIVVLGSLDPAVSLPLLVNRLNIYTDPQRPMTMDQGIYELNNPGPTSPVIITTNFALTYFVVSAEVEASRVPTWLLIMDTEGMSVLTAWSAGKFVADAMAPFVKKTGITDKVGHKKIIIPGYVAQLSGEFEEELGEGWNVIIGPREAADLPKFLKDYAAKAG
- a CDS encoding IclR family transcriptional regulator — protein: MGKRKKSSYIIQSVTNALDLLEEFRGEDTELGVTELSKRLGLHKNNVFRLLATLESRGYMEQNKVTGNYRLGLRVLELGQVFIKHMGLLKMARPILEEIVERCNETSYLGVIRDDRVVYVDVVEATRPVRVISRVGVGLPVYCSAVGKAQVAFESADEVERILNENPMKRYTAHTLPDRGAVLAQLEEIRHRGWALDDEEYDEGIRCVGVPVRDYTRRVIAGLSISGPAYRFTGDRIETELAPLVLEAGRKLSARLGYEVGQEA
- a CDS encoding XRE family transcriptional regulator, translated to MGAKIKSLRQLRKKTLQEVADETGFSPALISQVENNNVSPPIATLAKIAKVLGVRVGYFFRDDGPEEAYEVVRRGERPAVTRVISSTGGQHGYTYDALTYKKRDKIMEPFLLSVDAGMRDEETLYSHEGEEFLLVLEGEAELLLEKERIVLREGDSVYFESTLRHRLLSHGSGQGAKVLAVLAKGA
- the acsB gene encoding acetyl-CoA decarbonylase/synthase complex subunit alpha/beta, translating into MSKIILSGVIRGAHQIYARVEKKVNDAIAKHGADKEVKLPNTGYFLPVIYGILGHKVEKLGDMLPVLAKCKSLLPPQVSENLWVPYLGHGLDAGMQTLFCYDMEEALKYLETPPYTLGEDPSPDNIWLGAADDVIMRKRGVEFVDGSAPGFAAVVGAAPDSKTAAKMAKELQEKGIYVFMAGEHGGKTFAEQLVEEGVQVGWPTRLVPFGRDTSAAIHAVGFATRAAMAFGGIQPGDYAGILRYNKLRVFAFVLALGEVADEWYAAAAGAINYGFPTIADSDIPEILVTGVCTYEHVVSNIPHEQIVAKAIEVRGLKIHISKIDIPVSHSPAFEGERIARDQMYVELAGPKSEGFEFCQMKPLDEVEDGKFAVVGPDLKDMQEGKTHPLAIWVDVAGRSMQPDFEPILERQIHHLLNGAEGVLHIGQRDIVWMRISKKTFAAGFSLKHFGTILHAKFHNEFGKILDKVQVTIYTDPAKVKELMGQARAVYKEREERLGSMTDESVDTFYSCTLCQSFAPDHVCVISPERPGLCGAYNWLDGKAAFEITPTGPNQPIKKGDTLDDNLGQWKGVNEFVLKNSHDAISSFSAYSLMVDPMTSCGCFEAITVLLPMSNAVMVVDRDYAGPTPCGMPFSTLAGSVGGGAQTPGFVGMSKFYIGSKKFISADGGIKRIAWLPKALKESLKEVIEKRGAEEGCPDLYEKIATEENATTEEEVLEYMNKVGHPALEMDPMM
- the cooS gene encoding anaerobic carbon-monoxide dehydrogenase catalytic subunit — encoded protein: MAKLREIQDITVCESTTQMLRKAREEGVKTAFDRADELSACPIGAQNACCKHCAMGPCRLSSKAPYEKVGVCGANIDTFQARGFARMVAAGTAAHSDHGREMSELFLTVAKGENPDFEIKEPGKLVEFAKHMGVATEGREQKDVALELAEACLGQFTQQNGYLKLFERAPKKRFEKWKELGILSRGVDREVVEMMHRTHMGVDQDYRNLVLGAARCALADGWGGAMISTELSDIMFGTPRPVRAEIDIGVLKEKEVNVIVHGHEPQLLDMMVRLSEDPEMVAKAKAVGAEGINLVGMCCSGNEQLVRRGVPHAGNFMQCDSAIITGAVDAMMVDVQCIQQGLQELSKCYHTKFITTNYRCKIEGAQHIEFHGDHGAREAGVKLMMEGINNFKNRKRVVIPDRKTAMVGGFSHETINYMLGGSFRSSYTPLNENIINGRIRGVAGVVGCNNPRVKHDWVHIELVKELLKNDVLVVQTGCSAIAMAKQGFMQPEAAAKYCGPGLREVCEAVGMPPVLHSGACVDNSRILVAVSEMVKTGGLGDDISDLPVAGAAPEWMSEKAVAIGHYFVSSGVFTVFGVTLPHVEGTKFAEYLFGGLENDLGGKWAVEPDPYKMAKLMIDHINSKREALGIHEKKERKLFDMEARRELKV